A segment of the Eleutherodactylus coqui strain aEleCoq1 chromosome 6, aEleCoq1.hap1, whole genome shotgun sequence genome:
CTAGAGTGTTGCTTCTTTTTTcgtccgcctgcagacggccgggtcggatccccgagaattctcgcagcgggaccagacctgaacccctgcagagaccagcgcggcactcacctctcccacggctccggctttttgatgtgccggctgccgtcaCTGTGCGAGCCTtgcgcagaaatagagcatgccgcgcagacaaatcgcggccgtttgcctcggattgcgttatctaacgcactcctatggcagcttccacaggcagaaattctgcaggaaatcccgccacagaacTTCCGCCCGTGTTCAGGGGGCCTTAGTAGTTGAGATATATTTGCTAAGGTGTTTATTATTTTAGCACCTTTCTTACTTTCCACTAATATGTTTATCTTCTCTTACAGTGAATGCATTAAGATTCAGCCAACTGATATTCAGCCAGACATATTCAGCTACCTTCTACACGTCATGTACACAGGGAAGAGCCCCAAACAAAGTGTTGACAAGTACCGATTGGAGGAGGGAGTGAAATTTCTTCATGCTAATTTCCTCACAACACCATCAAGTGAGCCATCACAAGTGTTACCTTCAGACACTATACAATCATCTAACTTATATGGAATACAGATATCAACAGCCCAAAAAGCACCAAAAGAAGGTGTTCACATGAGGAAGAACCAACCAAGTGCTCAAAGGCCAGTCCCCCAAGGAGAACACCCTCAGCTACAGTTGTCTCTTGCCATCGGACTAGAAGGTGTAGGCTCTGAACAGCAAAGCTCACATTTTACAGGCCAGATCGGTGCCACTATACAATCAATAGAAGACATCCAAAAGAGTGTGAGGTCCATAAAGCAGGAGACCAGTGAACCTGAACCTATAGGGTCCCCACACCAATCACTCCCTCCTTCAGAAGATGTGGAGCCAAACCTCATTACATCTAGCAACAGAGTATATTCCTGTCATTACTGTGGGGAGCACTTTGAGTCTCGTCTTACTTTGAGAGATCACTTGCATATTCATGTATCTCAGTCACTTCCATTTGGGGTTCCGACATCTATCCTAGAAAGCGATGATCTTGGGGAAGTCCGTCCCATACTTGAAAACATTGAAAATACTGACAGTTGCCGACTTGGGGGCTACCTTCTAAACAGAACTGAAGAGTCACTTCTAAATACAAGCCATGCAGAACAGCTCCAACTCAATCAATTATCTTTCGTCACAAAAGACACAGATCCTATAGAACTAAACTTTTCATTTTTACGTAAGAGGAAGTTCAATTGTACAGTGTGTGGACATCGATTTGCCAGAAGGAGCCAGCTGCTGGAGCACGTATACACGCATAAAACAAAGTCACACAACCTTAACAAGTACCAGAGAATTGATAATCAGATGGAGCAGAACTTGCACAGCTATTGTAGCAACATCACTGATATCAGCCAGAAAGATTCTGACCTGCTGCTGGAACCTCCCAATTTCCTTGGAGAAGAGGAACCCACAGATTCACAGGAAAATGTGGAGTCTGTTCTAGTAGAATAAAATATATGTCTGTTTTCTGAGAAGCAATTCTTCAATATTTTCCTGCGCAAAATAACTCTACTGGGAGAGAACCGTTTTGCTTGTATGTTGTAATTATATTTTACAATTGATTTAAAGAGGGTATTCTATGATTAAATATTACTTTTCTGTTAGGTCATGCAAAACATTACAGTTTTTCAATATGAGTCTAAAGGCATATTCACAATCATTTCTTTAATGTCTACATGTCTCTAAAATGAAACAACTTTGCAATGGGtcttaaagggtcactccagcaaaaacacattttccatcacTACGCTTCTCGCctgcttgtcacactctggaggtctatcACTCACTTCTATTCAGTGCAGCCTCTTGTcagatgcttatcagacactcttgatttttagatttctccTTACTTACTTTTCCACCGTGTAGCATTCTAGTGATGCATCATtagagcatcacatgaccagctagagccagtaccatctctgcctgctaggAGAAAACTGTAATTATCATTACcctctatagtcacctaaataatctaaataccataagtatacaatcaAAAGGATGAAGTCTCATCTTCATTATAATTATGTGATagcagcctctaatcatcagcaataactgtgataggagtttctgtatACCCCCTATGgagagcctgtgtggtacagttGATGCAGTTCAATCACACATGAATTATCTTTGGTCATGAAGAAGTGCCTTCTTGAGAGAGCACAAATCTAAGTAAATTTCAGTCACTttgggatcacatgacccactttaaaaaaagaactgCAGACATTTTTTCAGAAATGATAAaaggaaataactaaccaaggtaatactagccgacTTACCCAGAACCTGAAAGTGCCTTTACACACACTGCCTTTTCTACAGTAGAGCGTACAGTCTACATGATAGGCGCTGTCATGTTCTGTCTAAGGGCATAGCAATCTGGAGGGAGATCATATGATCAGCAGATGGGGTCTTGCCGAAATGATTGAATGTTGCACTCCAGTCTCACATGACTGTCGGGAAGTGCAGGGGGAGTCAAGATCCAAAGTGAAcactgtttttattttaaatctattGCAAATTGACCACTCAAGCAtcaatctatattttttttgttgcgcAGACAAGCCCTTTGAACTGTACCGGGTCTGTTTGTTGCCTGTTAACATAGAAGCACATAGACCCGTACAgaagctgtagaaacaaaacgatAGGAAGATTTTAATGTACACATAtttcaaagttgcttcatttttcatttAATTGGCAGTaagacaataaaaaaaatgattctGAAGGTGCATATAGAGTTGAAATCAAATGCTCCTGTGTCTAGATATTGCTGTTACATTCTTCTTATAGCACCCCCTGGTGTTCTTTTGATTTTACATCCACATAATGTCCAGAGTTGGTGGTCGCACGTGCTCAGTAGCTCAATTCCACGTACACAAGTGCTGAAGTCATTCCTGCTATGGTGCAGGCCAGCCTACAAGAATCAGAGCATTAGAAGCAGCTTTTTCTTACCAAAACTGGACATTTTATATGGACGTTCTGAAAAGGAACCAAAAGAACAGCGGGGGCGCTATCTCAAGTAACTAACAGCAATGTTTAGACTCAGAAACGTATATTTAAGAATGATTCCAACTAAAATCTTGCAATTTATTTGGTGTCATCTAACAGAGAAATGTAGTATTTAATCATGGGACAAGCCTTGTAATATTTGTAGAAACTCTGTCTGTTCCTACGAAGCTAAAGTAGAGACATTACCCATCAGGGTGCTCCTTAAAGTGGTTGACCTGTTAATACATCATCGAGGAGGATCATCCGCTCGGGACACCCTTCTAGTAGTGATAGCAAAGAGCAAGTTATGATGTGACTATGTATTACATTTGAATAGATACCATATAATACTATATTTCCACTGTACTGTACTGTACACGGCAGCTTTCCTTGGGGATGTCAGCTGATTGGTAGATCATCGAAAAGGTTCCCCACATGGGTCAATCCAATCAGCTTTGTCAATGTAGAAAGCAGTACTGTTTTTATTTGATGTTGTGTTTTTAGAGCTCTTTTTTTTGGCCGACATATTTACAGAAATCCTGATGGActtcattaaaatcagtggggtcTGTCAGCGACTATTTAGAGCCACTGGCAAAAAAAGGATTTGTCAGTATCCTAAATGGAAGCCATGGCTAGTGTGAACAGAACTTTATATACAGAATCCATAGAATTTGTAATATTACTGGTGATTTTTAGCACTCTGAATGCTATACATTTTGAGAGATTTAGCATTGTCTCGCCGTGGTCATTTATGATCTATTATTTTAGgttaaccatttgcaatccaattttggattcagggtttcctatggggctttctttttctgccattatacaatggcgccatctgctggctagagccagtactgcggtatgggacatgccggaaAGGCCCCTGACAGCAgagcggccggcaatatacagtaagaataccctgccggatgtcttccgacatcagagctgcacaggcttcaaccaGAATGTAGGaatacgtcagacagtggattggaaagggttaaagccccatATGTGATGGCTGTGTGAGTTTAAGACGTTCCTTCTTGGAAAAGTCTTTTCAGAAAAACAATGAACCTATCCCGGAATATATTGGTCAGTTGAATGGTTCATCCTGCCATGTTCTCTGGGTGTCCTATGATAAATGTGATAATTCCTTTATATAATGTAGTGCACAATATGTGTGACCCTAAACATCCAGTGTCTGCATGATAATGACAagatgtattctttgtttctggttAACAAGTACAGTATTTGTTTCTACAACATTTAGTACTAATGTGTTTGTTACAATGATCTTCTGTGACAATCTCTAATATATTGTGGTGGGAACTGACAAAAGAGTTGTGGATTCATTTGCCTATATTTCTTTATAT
Coding sequences within it:
- the ZBTB25 gene encoding zinc finger and BTB domain-containing protein 25 encodes the protein MDQSSHSLVLLQQLNMQREFGFLCDCTVAIGDVYFKAHRAVLAAFSNYFKMIFIHQTSECIKIQPTDIQPDIFSYLLHVMYTGKSPKQSVDKYRLEEGVKFLHANFLTTPSSEPSQVLPSDTIQSSNLYGIQISTAQKAPKEGVHMRKNQPSAQRPVPQGEHPQLQLSLAIGLEGVGSEQQSSHFTGQIGATIQSIEDIQKSVRSIKQETSEPEPIGSPHQSLPPSEDVEPNLITSSNRVYSCHYCGEHFESRLTLRDHLHIHVSQSLPFGVPTSILESDDLGEVRPILENIENTDSCRLGGYLLNRTEESLLNTSHAEQLQLNQLSFVTKDTDPIELNFSFLRKRKFNCTVCGHRFARRSQLLEHVYTHKTKSHNLNKYQRIDNQMEQNLHSYCSNITDISQKDSDLLLEPPNFLGEEEPTDSQENVESVLVE